Proteins found in one Thermaerobacter subterraneus DSM 13965 genomic segment:
- a CDS encoding SbcC/MukB-like Walker B domain-containing protein — translation MAQAAEHARAAGWAAARDVVAHLTRAVGELRPPSADEPAPGLEAEAAQREAAVEAAVAGEGPAVPDLGAEAERRREALRAVLRARQEVARAERERETQFALLEQARETFRRAVDEARAAEGHLEALQDQAAAVLHAWREQARRASVPDFVLAAAIRGIREFPDVQPVVDRLRDPLVDWIERERQALDEEIARLRGERLEPQRRARELEAEIRRLREERDVPPPRAAATERARARLREAGIPAHPLYSVCDFAEGLSEAEQLAIERALEDTGLLDALVVPARRVGEVKALLADPRLADRWIEPRPQVLGYTLAEWLRPALPPGTEGLTAADVIAALRSVVWGLPSGPSVPGPGTVTGGAAVGAPDARDAGAGSASDAGRGAAAGPAAAAGAAAATGATGATEAMAAVDASGAWRLGILAGSSERPEAARPRYIGEGNRRAYRRRRLDELEGELAATQREMARLDGEIAARAAERADLDEDRRALERLDLWSQLVHAAQRRRAAGEARAAADRRVQEAQSQEAWARARWEEAHADYLRRLEPIPEARGRDEDGLHAMLRATEHVTRDLQLVAERLRNLHRRAREIRQWWEEHRRARAEQARLERRLRDDEAEVARREAHCRLLEQRLQAMGIDELRARIRRVTRRRHLLQRADRRMATLLAALGERLRHQEERFREAEAALAEAREREAHWQAELRQRLLAHPSLAEALALFDGDAPGDTEGPARAAAYLLRFRRSQEERRERYVEEDRQKAFNQLSHVFQQERGALAGYLPELDGSTGLVTFREQGRMLRPHELVAELEQRRRFEQQLLEQEERKLYEDVILRRLAAEIRRKIARAERWLAEVNRLLAERPLHGGEVLSLDWRPRLRDRSGSTSGNLQRLVELIRRDADTLTREEVEELIGHFRDNVNRIREQERGNVLAEGFRAALERVLDYREWFDFTLRTRRPGEPVRELTDQRFASRSGAEKSLAVFVPLLAAVHARYQAARPDAPRLVGLDEAFAGVDEGNIQAMFRLMVELDFAWIMTSEKLRGEGAALPACATYTMVPGEGIVVPVLSVWDGERRLEGLDAGAGPDEVPGDEEPGQQAAEPTPQTGTRPEAGRAGWSTLTPS, via the coding sequence TTGGCCCAGGCCGCCGAGCATGCCCGCGCCGCCGGCTGGGCGGCGGCGCGCGACGTGGTCGCTCACCTCACCCGGGCCGTCGGGGAGCTCCGTCCCCCCTCCGCGGACGAACCCGCCCCGGGTCTCGAGGCCGAAGCGGCCCAAAGGGAAGCGGCCGTGGAAGCGGCGGTGGCTGGCGAGGGACCGGCGGTCCCGGACCTCGGGGCCGAGGCCGAGCGCCGCCGGGAAGCCCTCCGGGCCGTCTTGCGTGCCCGCCAGGAAGTGGCCCGGGCGGAACGGGAGCGGGAGACGCAGTTCGCCCTGCTCGAACAGGCCCGCGAGACCTTCCGCCGGGCGGTGGACGAAGCCCGCGCCGCCGAGGGCCACCTCGAGGCCCTTCAGGACCAAGCGGCCGCGGTCCTGCATGCCTGGCGGGAGCAGGCCCGGCGGGCCTCCGTCCCCGACTTCGTCCTGGCGGCAGCCATCCGCGGCATCCGGGAGTTCCCCGACGTCCAGCCCGTCGTCGACCGGCTGCGGGATCCCTTGGTGGACTGGATCGAACGGGAGCGCCAAGCCCTCGACGAGGAGATCGCCCGCTTGCGGGGCGAACGGCTGGAACCCCAGCGCCGGGCCCGCGAGCTGGAGGCCGAGATCCGACGCCTGCGGGAGGAAAGGGACGTGCCGCCTCCGCGTGCCGCGGCCACCGAGCGGGCGCGGGCGCGGCTGCGGGAGGCCGGCATTCCCGCCCACCCCCTGTACAGCGTCTGCGACTTCGCAGAAGGACTCTCGGAGGCCGAGCAGCTCGCCATCGAGCGCGCCCTGGAGGACACCGGGTTGCTGGACGCCCTCGTCGTCCCTGCCCGCCGGGTCGGCGAGGTGAAGGCCCTGCTCGCCGATCCCCGACTGGCGGATCGCTGGATCGAGCCCCGGCCCCAGGTGCTGGGGTATACCCTGGCCGAATGGCTCCGCCCGGCCCTGCCGCCAGGCACCGAGGGGCTCACCGCCGCCGACGTCATCGCAGCCCTCCGGTCCGTGGTGTGGGGACTGCCGTCGGGGCCGTCTGTTCCCGGTCCCGGAACCGTGACGGGAGGGGCGGCCGTTGGAGCTCCGGATGCTCGGGATGCGGGTGCCGGGTCGGCTTCGGACGCAGGGAGGGGAGCCGCGGCCGGCCCGGCGGCGGCCGCCGGCGCGGCGGCCGCCACCGGAGCCACCGGCGCAACGGAGGCCATGGCCGCCGTGGATGCCTCCGGCGCCTGGCGCCTCGGCATCCTGGCCGGTTCGTCGGAACGGCCGGAGGCCGCCCGGCCCCGATACATCGGCGAGGGCAACCGGCGCGCCTATCGTCGCCGCCGCCTGGACGAGCTGGAAGGGGAGCTGGCCGCCACGCAGCGGGAGATGGCCCGCCTCGACGGCGAGATCGCGGCGCGAGCGGCCGAGCGGGCGGACCTGGATGAAGACCGGCGCGCCCTGGAACGGCTGGATCTCTGGTCCCAGCTGGTGCACGCCGCCCAGCGCCGCCGCGCGGCCGGGGAGGCGCGCGCCGCGGCCGATAGGCGCGTGCAGGAGGCGCAGTCCCAGGAGGCCTGGGCACGGGCGCGCTGGGAGGAAGCCCACGCGGACTACCTGCGGCGGCTCGAGCCCATCCCCGAGGCCCGGGGCCGGGACGAAGACGGGCTCCATGCCATGCTGCGGGCCACCGAGCACGTGACCCGCGATCTGCAGCTGGTCGCTGAGCGGCTCCGCAACCTGCACCGCCGGGCCCGGGAGATCCGCCAGTGGTGGGAGGAACACCGCCGCGCCCGGGCCGAGCAGGCGCGGCTGGAGCGCCGCCTGCGGGACGACGAGGCCGAGGTGGCGCGCCGCGAGGCCCACTGCCGGCTGCTCGAGCAGCGCCTGCAGGCCATGGGGATCGACGAGCTGCGTGCCCGTATCCGCCGGGTTACCCGCCGGCGCCACCTCCTGCAGCGGGCCGACCGGCGGATGGCGACGCTGCTTGCTGCGCTGGGCGAGCGCCTCCGTCACCAGGAGGAACGCTTTCGCGAGGCGGAAGCCGCCCTCGCCGAGGCCCGGGAGCGAGAGGCCCACTGGCAGGCGGAGCTGCGCCAGCGCCTGCTGGCGCACCCTTCCCTGGCCGAGGCCCTGGCCCTGTTCGACGGCGACGCGCCGGGAGACACCGAAGGACCGGCCCGGGCCGCCGCCTATCTCTTGCGTTTCCGCCGCTCGCAAGAAGAGAGGCGCGAGCGGTACGTGGAGGAGGATCGGCAAAAGGCCTTCAACCAGCTGAGCCACGTCTTCCAGCAGGAACGGGGCGCCCTCGCAGGCTACCTGCCCGAGCTGGACGGTTCTACCGGCCTGGTCACCTTCCGCGAGCAGGGCCGCATGCTACGGCCCCATGAGCTGGTGGCCGAGCTGGAGCAGCGGCGCCGCTTCGAACAACAGTTGCTGGAACAGGAAGAGCGGAAGCTCTACGAGGACGTCATCCTCCGCCGCCTGGCCGCGGAGATTCGCCGGAAGATCGCCCGCGCCGAGCGATGGCTGGCCGAGGTCAACCGGCTCCTGGCGGAGCGGCCCCTGCATGGGGGCGAGGTCCTCTCCCTGGACTGGCGGCCGCGCCTCCGCGACCGCAGCGGGTCCACGTCCGGGAATCTTCAGCGGCTCGTGGAACTGATCCGCCGGGACGCCGACACGCTGACCCGGGAGGAGGTCGAGGAGCTGATCGGCCACTTCCGGGACAACGTCAACCGCATCCGCGAACAGGAGCGCGGTAACGTGCTGGCGGAAGGTTTCCGCGCCGCCCTGGAGCGGGTGCTGGACTACCGGGAGTGGTTCGACTTCACCCTGCGGACCCGGCGCCCGGGCGAGCCCGTACGGGAGCTGACCGACCAGCGGTTCGCCTCCCGCAGCGGCGCCGAGAAGTCCCTGGCGGTGTTCGTCCCCCTGCTGGCGGCGGTCCATGCGCGGTATCAGGCGGCCCGGCCCGACGCGCCGAGGCTGGTGGGGCTGGACGAGGCCTTCGCCGGCGTCGACGAGGGCAACATCCAGGCGATGTTCCGGCTGATGGTGGAACTCGATTTCGCCTGGATCATGACCAGCGAGAAGCTCCGCGGCGAGGGCGCCGCCCTGCCCGCCTGCGCCACCTACACCATGGTGCCGGGGGAGGGGATCGTCGTGCCGGTCCTCAGCGTGTGGGACGGCGAGCGTCGGTTGGAGGGCCTCGACGCCGGCGCTGGGCCGGACGAGGTACCGGGCGACGAAGAACCGGGCCAGCAGGCGGCGGAGCCCACCCCACAGACTGGGACACGCCCGGAGGCCGGCCGGGCCGGCTGGTCCACCCTCACCCCGTCATGA
- a CDS encoding ATP-binding protein, with protein MTLGVRDLATGEELLVERLEELNRRSGAARWRPRRLILINWWLFDEQVFHFAQGRLVLHGRNASGKSTVLAAAITLVLDGNKSPERMDTFGGRGRSVRYYLVGDPDATPESAFYHESRTGYVALEFQYGASARTLTVGVGLYTHRNRPGGEVDFWGFSIEDGRRLGVDLALYDEQRVPLSWRALAERIGMGGRVVRSVAEYKRLVNRLVFGFPDEADYDDLLSLLLQLRSPKLNKDVRPSDVCETLRTALPPLEEGLLDQVSSTIERIDDCLDRLAETDEQARAARAVDQALGNYLNYVAQEAAVKFDAARAHRREVEARRDVLEAHLTTERARHRSRSALHERVRQRLAVVEEELRTLQAHEVFRTEEDLGRAREELARARQ; from the coding sequence GTGACCCTCGGCGTGCGCGACCTCGCCACCGGCGAGGAGCTACTGGTGGAACGCCTGGAGGAGCTCAATCGCCGCAGCGGCGCAGCGCGCTGGCGGCCGCGGCGCCTCATCCTGATCAACTGGTGGCTCTTCGACGAGCAGGTGTTCCACTTCGCCCAGGGCCGCCTGGTCCTCCACGGTCGCAACGCCTCGGGCAAGTCCACCGTGCTGGCCGCGGCCATCACCCTCGTCCTCGACGGCAACAAGAGCCCCGAGCGCATGGACACCTTCGGCGGGCGCGGGCGCAGCGTGCGTTACTACCTGGTGGGGGATCCGGACGCCACCCCGGAATCGGCCTTCTACCACGAAAGCCGCACCGGTTACGTGGCCCTGGAGTTTCAGTACGGTGCCTCCGCCCGCACCCTGACGGTGGGCGTCGGCCTGTACACCCACCGCAACCGGCCGGGCGGCGAGGTCGACTTCTGGGGCTTCAGCATCGAAGACGGCCGGCGCCTGGGCGTCGATCTTGCGCTCTACGACGAGCAGCGGGTCCCGCTATCCTGGCGCGCCCTCGCGGAGCGCATCGGTATGGGCGGTCGCGTGGTGCGGAGCGTAGCGGAGTACAAGCGGCTCGTCAACCGGCTGGTCTTCGGCTTCCCCGACGAAGCCGACTACGACGACCTGCTGTCCTTGCTGCTGCAGCTACGCAGCCCCAAGCTGAACAAGGACGTGCGCCCGTCGGACGTCTGCGAGACCCTGCGCACCGCCCTCCCTCCCCTCGAGGAAGGCCTGCTCGACCAGGTCTCGTCCACCATCGAGCGGATCGACGACTGCCTGGACCGGCTGGCGGAGACGGACGAACAGGCCCGGGCCGCCCGCGCGGTCGACCAGGCCCTGGGCAACTACCTGAACTACGTGGCGCAGGAGGCGGCGGTCAAGTTCGACGCCGCTCGGGCTCACCGGCGGGAGGTCGAGGCCCGGCGAGACGTTCTGGAAGCTCACCTGACCACCGAACGAGCCCGTCATCGCAGCCGTTCGGCCCTGCACGAGCGGGTGCGGCAGCGACTGGCGGTGGTCGAGGAGGAGTTGCGCACCCTTCAAGCCCATGAGGTCTTCCGGACCGAAGAGGACCTCGGCCGTGCCCGGGAGGAGCTGGCCCGGGCGCGGCAGTGA
- a CDS encoding TIGR02678 family protein: MTSPNPNAVGSGARRERGERQAAAIDLLDRPAVHLAEDPMAFRRIRMHLGELRQWFDRRCRWPLLATRELIRLVKIPAWTRVGHGLPDLQHPLDYELFTWVLWYAAGDHSEQFLLSELVVEIEARANAAAGERHVDFDDYVHRQAMVRALRAHERLGTLRRIDGDPNAWMNRGEGGNGLYEFGPLAYRWLVSLRREGLERLLARDDPATEVAVETDLPPRVRLYRGLLLDPAVYRADDPEAFRLLLDRHERRRIADELFDVTGWELEVTGAYASLVRPNGSAGRHGELFPARRARTDLVLLICTAVHEAVNGSEDVEAPGGFGRSAPAKGIGAAWRCGEPDNQGCVVLTEAQLERLVVALADRYRTYWGTTLAGHSTAGLLREVLEEMRTWDLLRGPDAHGCYRILPLASRFRGQYAEEPAEPEDLGREPADPSGGGRP, translated from the coding sequence ATGACGAGCCCGAACCCGAATGCGGTTGGAAGTGGGGCCCGCAGGGAACGCGGAGAACGCCAGGCGGCCGCCATCGATCTCCTCGACCGCCCGGCGGTGCACCTCGCCGAGGATCCGATGGCCTTCCGACGCATCCGCATGCACCTGGGCGAGCTCCGGCAGTGGTTCGACCGCCGCTGCCGCTGGCCGCTGCTGGCCACCCGCGAGCTGATCCGCCTGGTCAAGATCCCGGCCTGGACGAGGGTGGGACACGGCCTCCCCGACCTCCAGCACCCCCTGGACTATGAGCTCTTCACCTGGGTGCTGTGGTACGCGGCCGGCGATCACTCCGAGCAATTCCTCCTCTCCGAGCTGGTCGTCGAGATCGAGGCCCGTGCCAACGCCGCGGCCGGAGAGCGGCATGTCGACTTCGACGACTACGTGCACCGCCAGGCCATGGTGCGGGCGCTGCGAGCCCACGAGCGGCTGGGCACGCTGCGGCGGATCGACGGCGACCCCAACGCCTGGATGAACCGGGGCGAGGGCGGCAACGGGCTCTACGAGTTCGGCCCCCTGGCCTACCGCTGGCTGGTGTCCCTCCGCCGCGAGGGACTGGAGCGGCTGCTCGCCCGGGACGACCCGGCGACGGAGGTCGCCGTCGAGACGGACTTGCCGCCGCGAGTGCGCCTCTACCGCGGGCTGCTGCTCGACCCGGCCGTGTACCGGGCGGATGACCCGGAGGCTTTCCGGCTGCTGCTCGACCGCCACGAGCGGCGGCGCATCGCCGACGAGCTGTTCGACGTGACGGGCTGGGAGCTGGAGGTGACGGGCGCCTACGCCTCCCTGGTGCGTCCGAACGGTTCCGCCGGCCGCCACGGCGAGCTCTTCCCCGCCCGGCGGGCCCGCACCGATCTGGTGCTCCTGATCTGCACCGCCGTGCACGAGGCGGTAAACGGGTCCGAAGATGTGGAGGCTCCCGGTGGTTTCGGCCGATCCGCCCCTGCGAAGGGCATCGGCGCGGCCTGGCGGTGTGGGGAACCCGATAACCAGGGCTGCGTCGTCCTGACGGAGGCCCAACTGGAACGCCTCGTCGTCGCCCTGGCCGACCGCTACCGGACCTACTGGGGCACCACCCTGGCCGGCCACTCCACCGCGGGGCTGCTGCGCGAGGTCCTGGAGGAGATGCGCACCTGGGATCTCCTGCGCGGGCCCGATGCCCACGGGTGCTACCGCATCCTGCCCCTGGCCTCCCGCTTCCGCGGCCAGTACGCGGAGGAACCGGCGGAGCCCGAGGACCTAGGGCGAGAACCGGCCGATCCCTCAGGAGGTGGCCGCCCGTGA
- a CDS encoding DUF2397 domain-containing protein: MADGNTRVEREAGVERKAGGPAPAIDGWAGGSSAPGTAAAPPDDADAPASLLPYPTRPVDEARYLVADHAVARYRIIVRYFFRQHERSRYWLTADEIVEHVRSVYRSDYTLDECERDLGQLVHWGNLHAEQERSRARTVEEFIRRRLRYRLTPYTVELERLLVRLEHPQRQGGSLDPAYLEGLWERLRQLDRLLSTRERATGAITADLPGGGFSLYARAGGHAEPAGAQPVQPALARPTGNGMGPIHVHPADRSLASDRPALPEDTADPRRVRALWREAVEYFTKTRDFANDYLSSLSAARPRDLQQFEAFLSYKDLLVQHLRRFVQSLITHAAQIEGLLRRWRHEGLHRQLAHLAGTADAEEPDPVTGRPRDLDACIRQRLEELVSLENWFCDRSGVDVLQRATVDAIEWIVRQTQRWIDYRRGGASLQRDLEALAIAFGRCRDVDEARRLAGLAFGSPGTRHIHGAEPRSVPVDRDVWRDAEPVPVELVPIARGRRERGRSEAVPDRRTEREAVLHRERLRQQEEAALWDAIFSGPVLDLSEVHLERPELRERLLAVLVRCMQSPDRATVASDGSRIELVGSVPGEAGRLVAPDGVLHLGRYRLRRLPPRRLPPPRRLPPPPRRPNREAPTG; the protein is encoded by the coding sequence ATGGCGGACGGAAACACGCGGGTGGAGAGGGAAGCCGGGGTGGAGAGGAAAGCCGGCGGGCCAGCCCCGGCCATCGACGGGTGGGCAGGCGGCTCGTCGGCACCGGGAACGGCCGCGGCACCCCCGGATGACGCCGACGCTCCCGCCTCCCTCCTGCCCTACCCCACCCGTCCCGTGGACGAGGCCCGCTACCTGGTGGCGGACCATGCCGTGGCCCGCTACCGGATCATCGTGCGCTACTTCTTCCGGCAGCACGAGCGCAGCCGGTACTGGCTGACCGCCGACGAGATCGTCGAGCACGTCCGGAGCGTCTACAGGTCCGATTACACGCTCGACGAGTGCGAGCGGGACCTCGGCCAGCTGGTGCACTGGGGCAACCTCCACGCGGAGCAGGAGCGCTCGCGGGCCCGCACCGTGGAGGAGTTCATCCGCAGACGGCTGCGGTATCGCCTGACACCCTATACCGTCGAGCTCGAACGGTTGCTGGTGCGCCTCGAGCACCCCCAGCGGCAGGGTGGCTCCCTGGATCCCGCCTACCTGGAAGGGCTGTGGGAGCGCCTGCGCCAGCTGGATCGCCTGCTCTCTACCAGGGAGCGGGCAACGGGTGCCATCACCGCCGATCTACCAGGGGGCGGCTTCAGTCTGTACGCCCGTGCCGGCGGCCACGCCGAACCGGCCGGCGCACAGCCGGTTCAACCGGCCCTGGCCCGGCCGACGGGGAATGGCATGGGTCCGATCCACGTCCATCCCGCCGATCGCTCGTTGGCCTCGGACCGGCCGGCGCTCCCCGAGGACACGGCCGATCCCCGGCGGGTGCGGGCGCTCTGGCGCGAAGCAGTGGAGTACTTCACCAAGACCCGCGATTTTGCCAATGACTACCTGTCGTCGCTGAGCGCGGCCCGTCCCCGGGACCTGCAGCAGTTCGAGGCATTCCTCTCGTACAAGGACTTGCTGGTCCAGCACCTGCGCCGGTTCGTCCAGAGTTTGATCACCCATGCCGCCCAGATCGAAGGGCTTTTGCGGCGCTGGCGGCATGAAGGCCTCCACCGGCAGCTGGCGCACCTGGCCGGCACCGCCGACGCGGAGGAACCCGATCCGGTCACCGGCCGGCCGCGGGATCTCGACGCCTGTATCCGCCAGCGGCTGGAGGAGTTGGTCTCCCTGGAGAACTGGTTCTGCGACCGCAGTGGCGTCGACGTGCTGCAGCGAGCCACGGTCGACGCCATCGAGTGGATCGTCCGGCAGACCCAGCGCTGGATCGACTACCGGCGGGGCGGCGCCAGTCTCCAGCGCGACCTGGAGGCACTGGCGATCGCCTTCGGTCGGTGCCGGGACGTGGACGAGGCCCGCCGTCTGGCCGGTCTCGCCTTCGGCTCCCCGGGCACCCGGCACATCCACGGGGCCGAACCCCGCTCCGTGCCGGTCGATCGCGACGTCTGGCGGGATGCCGAACCGGTGCCGGTGGAACTGGTGCCCATCGCCCGCGGCCGCCGGGAGCGGGGCCGCTCCGAGGCGGTGCCCGATCGCCGCACGGAACGGGAGGCGGTGCTGCATCGCGAGCGCCTGCGCCAGCAGGAGGAGGCGGCGTTGTGGGACGCGATCTTCTCCGGGCCCGTCCTCGACCTGTCCGAGGTGCACCTCGAACGGCCCGAGCTGCGGGAACGCTTGCTAGCCGTGCTGGTACGCTGCATGCAGTCGCCCGACCGGGCAACGGTCGCCTCCGACGGGTCCCGGATCGAGCTGGTGGGCTCCGTCCCCGGCGAGGCGGGCCGGCTGGTCGCTCCCGACGGGGTTCTGCACCTGGGCCGCTACCGCCTGCGGCGCCTTCCGCCTCGCCGGCTCCCCCCGCCTCGCCGGCTCCCCCCGCCGCCGCGCCGGCCGAACCGGGAGGCCCCGACCGGATGA
- a CDS encoding PH domain-containing protein, with amino-acid sequence MKDIDGYFPSDKDFWLGLLVWSPLLLVPYEAITGGPWQTASIALGIYALLVGWIWLDTGYRITKDSLHVKSGPFRFIVPLRSIRGVRRTSNPLSAPALSVHRLEIALENGRLILISPKDRERFIVMLRSRCPHAHFEV; translated from the coding sequence ATGAAAGATATCGATGGCTACTTCCCGTCAGACAAGGATTTCTGGTTGGGTCTCTTAGTATGGAGCCCCCTGTTGCTCGTCCCATATGAGGCTATCACAGGGGGTCCGTGGCAGACTGCATCCATTGCGCTAGGTATTTACGCGTTGCTAGTTGGTTGGATCTGGCTTGACACCGGTTATCGTATTACTAAGGATTCACTGCATGTTAAGTCTGGCCCGTTTCGGTTCATCGTCCCGTTAAGGTCAATTCGCGGTGTACGACGAACCAGTAACCCGTTATCGGCACCAGCGTTATCGGTCCATCGCCTGGAGATTGCTTTAGAAAATGGTCGACTGATTTTAATTTCTCCCAAGGACAGGGAACGCTTTATTGTCATGTTACGTAGTCGGTGCCCCCACGCCCATTTCGAGGTCTAG
- a CDS encoding selenium-binding protein SBP56-related protein: MPIWRPDSTFYPSPRLAMEAPGEGLAYVALLRTGGRPDGFAVVDVDPRSATYGRVVHTLDFPYTGDEVHHFGWNACSSALCPFAPHPHVERRYLLVPGLRSSRIYILDTKPDPAAPRLVKVVEPEEVLRRAGYSRLHTVHCGPDGIYVSALGGREGDGPGGILILDHDSFDVLGRWEVDRGPQVYAYDFWWHLGHDTVVTSEWGAPSLFEGGLNLDDVVNRRYGHRLHFWDLRRRRHVQEVDLGDQHQMVLELRPAHDPSKAYGFVGVVVSVEDLSGSVWLWYRDGDRWAVRKVIEIPAEPAEDKDALPDILKPLGAVPPLITDINLSLDDRFLYVSCWGTGELRQYDVSDPFHPRLAGSVRLGGVVRRAAHPAAGPLTGGPQMVEVSRDGRRVYVTNSLYSTWDDQFYPGLRGWLVKLDADPAGGLAVDPGFFVDFGESRPHQVRLQGGDSSSDSFCFPS, translated from the coding sequence ATGCCCATCTGGCGCCCGGATTCCACCTTCTATCCCTCCCCGCGCCTCGCCATGGAGGCGCCGGGGGAGGGCTTGGCGTACGTGGCCCTGCTCCGCACCGGCGGCCGGCCCGACGGCTTCGCCGTGGTCGACGTGGATCCCCGCTCCGCCACCTACGGCCGGGTCGTCCACACCCTTGACTTCCCCTACACCGGCGACGAGGTGCACCACTTCGGCTGGAACGCCTGCAGCTCGGCCCTCTGCCCCTTCGCCCCCCACCCCCACGTGGAGCGGCGCTACCTGCTGGTGCCGGGGCTGCGTTCGTCCCGGATCTACATCCTGGATACCAAGCCCGACCCGGCGGCGCCGCGGCTGGTCAAGGTGGTGGAACCGGAAGAGGTCCTGCGCCGGGCCGGGTACTCCCGCCTGCACACCGTCCACTGCGGTCCCGACGGCATCTATGTCAGCGCCCTGGGCGGCCGCGAGGGCGACGGCCCGGGCGGCATCCTAATCCTCGACCACGACAGCTTCGACGTCCTCGGCCGCTGGGAGGTGGACCGCGGCCCGCAGGTCTACGCCTACGACTTCTGGTGGCACCTGGGCCACGACACCGTGGTCACCAGCGAGTGGGGCGCCCCCTCGCTATTCGAGGGCGGCCTGAACCTGGACGACGTGGTCAACCGGCGGTACGGGCACCGGCTGCACTTCTGGGACCTGCGGCGGCGCCGGCACGTGCAGGAGGTCGACCTGGGCGACCAGCACCAGATGGTCCTCGAGCTGCGGCCCGCCCACGACCCCAGCAAGGCGTACGGGTTCGTCGGCGTGGTGGTCAGCGTCGAGGACCTCTCGGGCTCCGTCTGGCTCTGGTACCGGGACGGGGACCGCTGGGCGGTGCGCAAGGTGATCGAGATCCCGGCCGAACCCGCCGAGGACAAGGACGCCTTGCCGGACATCCTCAAGCCCCTGGGCGCCGTGCCGCCCCTCATCACCGACATCAACCTGTCCCTGGACGACCGCTTCCTCTACGTCTCCTGCTGGGGGACCGGCGAGCTGCGCCAGTACGACGTGTCGGACCCCTTCCACCCGAGGCTGGCGGGCTCCGTGCGGCTGGGCGGTGTGGTGCGGCGGGCGGCCCACCCGGCGGCGGGGCCCCTGACGGGCGGTCCCCAGATGGTCGAGGTCAGCCGCGACGGGCGCCGGGTGTACGTCACCAACTCCCTCTACAGCACCTGGGACGACCAGTTCTACCCGGGACTGCGGGGCTGGCTGGTCAAGCTGGACGCGGATCCCGCCGGCGGGCTGGCGGTGGACCCCGGGTTCTTCGTGGACTTCGGCGAGAGCCGGCCGCATCAGGTGCGGCTCCAGGGCGGCGACAGCTCGTCCGATTCCTTCTGCTTCCCGTCGTGA
- a CDS encoding DUF488 domain-containing protein — MDLRIGRVYRDEPAPPGAYRVLVDRLWPRGIRKEDAPWDAWWKDLTPSDALRRWYHQDPEGRWDGFRRRYREELDALGDEVTAPALAACRRYGTVVLLTAARNPDRSHVPVLRQWLIERLGEAAGA; from the coding sequence TTGGATTTGCGGATTGGTCGCGTCTACAGGGACGAACCGGCGCCTCCGGGCGCCTACCGCGTGCTGGTCGACCGCCTGTGGCCGCGCGGGATCCGCAAGGAAGACGCCCCCTGGGACGCGTGGTGGAAGGATCTGACCCCCAGTGATGCCCTTCGCCGCTGGTACCACCAGGACCCCGAGGGCCGCTGGGACGGGTTTCGCCGGCGGTACCGCGAGGAGCTGGATGCCCTCGGCGACGAGGTGACCGCCCCCGCCCTCGCGGCCTGCCGGCGATACGGGACCGTGGTGCTGCTGACCGCCGCCCGCAACCCCGATCGGAGCCATGTGCCCGTGCTGCGCCAGTGGTTGATCGAGCGGCTGGGGGAAGCCGCGGGGGCCTGA
- a CDS encoding sulfite exporter TauE/SafE family protein: MSPFALVVLGVLVGAIGTLIGAGGGFLLIPVLALLYPTDDPGTLTGISLLVVAVNALSGSIAYARMGRIDFRAGAWFAAAAIPGAVLGAWVSTVMSRRLFEALLGTLMVAAAVWLLARAQRAALADAAGAAGAAMAQGTAGTGRAPRADGAARAAATAGATGPAGVLGTANATPAADPAGSAAKTGAARSAEEDGVGPAGPASGASRGRSLGRGMALSFLVGIVSSLLGIGGGIIHVPLLVAVLDYPVHVATATSHFVLALTGWAGVAVHAWAGTYHHGLHRAALLAAGVIPGAQVGALLSRRVDDRWILRALALALLLAGVRVLAEAAGA; this comes from the coding sequence GTGTCTCCTTTCGCACTGGTGGTCCTCGGTGTCCTGGTTGGCGCCATCGGCACCCTGATCGGCGCCGGAGGCGGGTTCCTCCTGATCCCCGTGCTCGCCCTTCTCTACCCGACCGACGACCCCGGCACCCTCACCGGCATCTCGCTGCTGGTGGTGGCCGTCAATGCCCTCTCCGGGTCCATCGCCTATGCCCGGATGGGGCGGATCGACTTCCGGGCGGGGGCCTGGTTCGCGGCGGCGGCCATCCCGGGGGCCGTGCTCGGGGCGTGGGTTTCGACCGTGATGTCCCGGCGGCTGTTCGAGGCCCTCTTGGGGACGTTGATGGTAGCAGCGGCGGTGTGGCTGCTGGCCCGGGCCCAGCGGGCCGCGCTGGCTGACGCGGCGGGTGCAGCAGGTGCGGCGATGGCTCAAGGCACAGCGGGCACCGGCAGGGCACCGCGGGCCGACGGGGCAGCACGGGCGGCAGCCACGGCGGGTGCGACAGGCCCAGCCGGTGTACTGGGTACGGCCAATGCAACCCCCGCAGCAGACCCAGCGGGTTCCGCGGCGAAAACCGGAGCTGCCCGGTCGGCCGAGGAAGACGGGGTGGGTCCCGCCGGGCCGGCGAGCGGCGCCTCCCGCGGCCGCAGCCTGGGCCGCGGCATGGCCCTCAGCTTCCTGGTCGGCATCGTATCCAGCCTCTTGGGCATCGGTGGCGGGATCATCCACGTGCCGCTTCTGGTCGCGGTGCTGGACTACCCGGTCCACGTGGCGACGGCCACGTCCCACTTCGTGCTGGCCCTGACGGGGTGGGCGGGGGTGGCCGTCCACGCCTGGGCGGGGACGTACCACCACGGGCTCCACCGGGCGGCCTTGCTGGCGGCCGGCGTGATCCCCGGCGCCCAGGTGGGCGCGTTGCTCTCCCGCCGGGTGGACGACCGCTGGATCCTCCGGGCCCTCGCCCTGGCCCTGTTGCTGGCGGGGGTGCGGGTGCTGGCCGAGGCGGCGGGGGCGTGA